Sequence from the Miscanthus floridulus cultivar M001 chromosome 16, ASM1932011v1, whole genome shotgun sequence genome:
ATATCCAAAGGTTGTAGGTTCAGATTCCAGTCAATTGGGATGGAATTCCAGCGAGACTTACCGAAGGCACACTTCGAGAGAAGATgaaagctcgtttcttcatgtcCTTCGTTGCATAAAACACAATTATAGTCCTCAACTTTCATATTCTTTcttaagggcgtacccagtgcagagagctcccgctctatgcggggtctggggaagggtgttagtggcaagccttactctcgcctgtgcaatgcgaggagactacgactcgaacccgggacctttcggtcacagacggtaagactctaccgcttgccaTATTCGTCCTTCTCAAAAAGATTTCTTATGTTCAATCTGTAAGAAGTAACCAAAAGAAGAATTTGTGTTTACCCAAATTACTAGAAGCCCAAAGCCAAGAGAACAGTGGAGAGGCTTCAGTATGTCCAATTAACACACTGTAGATTTTCTTGCTGCTGGTATTTTCATCCCCTAGCTTTTCATGCACGAGTCCCTGAGTTTCTGCCAACTGAGTTGCAGCTAGTTGAGAAAGGGGCAGGCTGAGCATTTTGTCAACATCTTGATCTCTAAAGTATATGATTgaacattttgtttttttttggcgAATGACAAAAGCTGGGGGTAATGATCTTTCAGATCCTCACCTGCTtagcacgtgtttcattaagGAGAAGATAGAGTTTGATACAAAAAGCGGCTGACCGAACGAGAGGCGGCGAGTCGCCGTCATCAAACGGCCAGTCCCAGCACCGCATACGTTGCGCCGAGCACAAGAGGTTGTGATTACGTAAGAGGTTTGCGCGAATGAACTACTAACACAACGATCCTATCCAGGTGTTGCGAGCAGTGGCAACAGTGCCCGGAAACCAGCAGCGGCGAAGAGCTTCCCTCTTCCAAGACCGAGAGCAACAGCTGCAGCGCGGAGATTGCTTCCTTATGGAACAACCTCCGGTTCCTCTCCTTCCACAAAGACGACTAGACGAGGCGATCAGCATGACCACGGAATCGAACCCCTCCTCTTGAATTCGTGTGGAACTCGTGTTCTAGCATTTTGCCACCAGGTTCACCTGTCCCTATGAAGTATACATTCACAATTACAAATTGAACCTTCTTTCCAAAAAACTCAGCACCCTGAACACGGTCGAGGGAAATGGTAAGGTCAGTGCTTCTGCTGGTCAGCATGCTGCGAATGAACAGACCAAGATGATAATGTCAGGAACCAGTGGCCAGGTAATGTTACGTACCAAGATGATAATGAAGACACAACATTCATTGAAGATGGCCGGAGATATTGCAACAACGCTGATGATGAGGAAACACCGAATGAAGATTGACCTTTATTTAGGTTTGGACATGTAGATAGATGTGGGTGGTTTGCTCTGTTTTAGTTTCTGCACAGCTCTAAATCAGTGCAGTAACCATCGGTAGTAATTGGCTGAGATGGTTGCATCGATGTATTGTACTCTGTTATCTGATCCTAAATATTGACTTCCCTATGTTCCATAGTGGCTAATTTGCTACATCTATGTTAGATGGTTGGAATCTGTTTTCCGCATAAATTTTCATTTGAAACGCTACTCACCTCATCATTTTATTTGATGCATTACCCATCCATGCAGGCGTGCAGATTAACAATGAACAACTACATTCTACTTATTTTTCTGGCAAATCACACGAACGGATCCAGTGGAAACACCTAAGCCCAGGAAGAAAATGGCAGCCTGTTCGAcggtcgtaaatgatcgtggattataagctggaacattatttttctctcacaccaaaccagccaaaccagccagcagtaaaaaatcaacgatcgtttacggcctgccgaagAGGTTGTGGGTCGAGCCAGCTCGTGATGGCGAGGTTGGCACCCTGGTGGATGCGATGAAAGAAGCCGCGCCTTTGTTGTGCGTGTGGCTCTACCCGCCTTTCATGGGGTCCTCCCATTCCAGCAGCTCCTTAGCACAGTGGTGGATTTAGGATTTTAATTATGGGGTCCGGACCTAATTGATATAATTCCCTAACGATATATAGTACAATGGCCAAAATAACGATAAAATAGTTAGTGTACGGATCTAAGGACACAATTTGCCAATATTCATCCGGAGTACACAAAAGTAGCTACACCAAGGTCTTAATAGTATATAGTTTATTCTTAATGAATTGATTCAGAGTAGATGATGAAATATTTCGTGTTTGAAGCGGTCTATAAAAAGGCTAGATCATTATTCTTCTTAATGTCATGATGTTGTACACAAGTGAAATTAACTAGTTATTGGGATATCTATGGACGATTTTCCCCAAAAATTGActcattatttaaaaaaaattcaagacACTTCACAAATTGAAACTAAAATGATTGTTTAAGAGAAAAAAGAGTCAATTTGCATATTTACCTTTCCTAAGTCATTTCGTTATTTTTATATTGTACTGGTGCACTTATTTGGTCTCCTATACTTTAAAAGCATGCTAGTATGGGGTCGTAGGCTATTTTGAATCTCGGATGAGCAGGGGTGTTCGGTTCACTCCTCACCTTCTAAATCTAGTCCCATTTAGTCACTTTTTAtccaaacactatgactaaatgGGACTAAATAGGGTTTAGCCAATTAGTTACTCAAAGGTTGCTAAATGAGACTAAACCTGACCTTTTAGTCAGGCTGCCTCATATTTTAGtcactttggaatcaaacactatgactaaaagGGATTAAAAGGCCTCTTTTAGTATTTTTTTAGTCCACAAAACAAAACATGGGTGACTAAACTTTAGGAGCTGGTCCAAACACACCCTTAAATAGGGGTCTCTTTTATAAAGTATGATTACAACTCCTCGTAAGTACAAGAATGCCCCTGGGGCTACCGGTGTATATTAAATCGTACTGAACCCCCCCCCCCTGGTCCATCGGGTCCATTTGGCTGGTGTCATTGCTGTCCTGCCACTGGTGTTGTCCTATTTTTCTCTATCCCCTCTGCAAAAGCGTTCCTACCTTCCTTCGACCCGGTTCCCGTACACACGGCAAAGGCGGCGGCGTCCATCTTATCGAGTCTACGCCTCCTTTAGGCGAAGGCTGTGTCAGCCGTCTTGCGCCTATCCCAGGCAAAGGCGGTGTCGGCTGTCTTGTCGGGCCTGcgccttttataggcgaaggctGCGTCGGCCATCTTACCGGGTCTGTGTCTTCTTTAGGCAAAAGTTGTGTCAGCCATCTTGCTTGGCCTGTGCTTACTTTAGGCGAAGGCTGTGTTGGCCATCTTGCCAGGCCTTCGCCTGCTTCAAGCGAAGGCTGTGTCGGCCGTCTTGTTGGGCTTTCGCCTGCTTCAGGCGAGGGCTGTGTCGGCCGTCTTGTTGGGTCGACACTTCGAAGGTCCCTTGATCCTTTGTCAGCTTTCTCTTCTGCGAAGGTCCTCGGCTCTCCATCGGCCGGCTCTAGCCATATCAGGACCTTTCACCGGGACTCGTCCGATCTGGGCCATCCACGCGCCAGATCCAACGGCCGGGAAGGGCTCGCGACGTGGCCACGCTCTCTGGCCTCGGTTTGGTGCGAGAATCATGTTAAGAGATTGGTAGTTCAAGAAATAAATTGAGCATCCAATGATAGTTGAGTGAACGATATGGTTATTTCATTGAAGTATTTTATGGAATTAAGATAAACTACCTCAACCCATCTTGTGATCCAAATAAGGTTGTTACGTATGATGTCCTGTtctgcagcactacttcagcaatatttttcagcgaacaaacaatgttttcctctcacaacaaatcagcataagcaaaatttcagcgaaacaaacaggTGCCTAAGAGAGTTTTGAATTATTGAATTTAAGAGCTTAGAGTCAGAGGACACTAGTCAATCTAGCCCTGAGTCACTCATCTCTTATATCGACATTAAGGTCCCTTTTGGAACAAAAGAAATTTTCGTGTTTCCTGTGTTTTTCATGTGAAAAATGAACTGATTCACGTGGAAATCTTGTACgaatcctgtgaaattcctgcgttccaaaggaGCCCTAAGTTAGGGAAATGGTTGTAAGATACTCTCTTTTGGAAACCCTAGAGGAAAGGCCGGGAGTTTTCTTTCATCTAGTTAGAAGGGATGTTGGCAGACACCAGCCAGTCACAAATTCCATAGATTGATACTCCAATCTATAAAAAAAATCATTCAAGATAAGACTTAGCCAAACCTTAATTAAAAATTATACAACATCAATAACTATTGCATCGTTTATTTTGGAGACACATgttccctccgtttcaaattatagatTATTTTGGCTTTGGATGCAcctatatatattatgtctagatacatagtaaaaactatgtagctagaaaaaccaaaacgatttataatttggaacatgaGGGAGTGTAGATTTGTATTCGGAATACTTGCGTAATATCTTATATTTGAAAAATGTTAATGTTGTATTCTAGAAGAAACTAATGGTCAGAAAGTATTATGTAAGGAGTGACATTCAGCATTTGTGCATCAACGTCAGAGGGAATATAATTCGGAGCCTGAAGGCTTGCCGTCGAATTTCTTTGAGATTCGCGCAACATCACTAGGGGGGGTCGTGACAGTGGGAAGAAAAGCAAAGAAGAGGCATTCTCCGGCCGCCGTTAAACCCGCGACGCCAGCAAAGGTGAGCTCCGACCGACCGACCAACCCGAACCGACCGAGAGCCCCAGTCGCCGCAGCCGGCGAGAGAGCGAGACACACACGAAACCCTAGCGAGGATTCCTTCCACGCCACAGGCAAGAAGGGAGGGGGGAGGCGATGGAGTacccggcggcggccgccgggtCGGGGGGCCACAAGTACTACTACCCGCCGCAGCACTCGCAGCCGCAGGCGCTTCGCCGCCCGCCGCGCCCCGCCGCTCGATGGGTCAAGCAATGGTGCGTTCTtggctcctctccctctccctctccctctctctcctacaGAGAAGGAGAGAATTTCCGCTTCTTCTGACTGGAATTCACCCGAGCTAATAAATTGCGCGCGCTGCATTGTTCTTGGTTGCGCTTGGTTTCCCATGATCCCGCAGGATCTCGCGTCCTCTGGCGGCAAGTGCTCGCTCTTCAAGTGGGTCAGAGGTACTAACTGTTTGTTCCTACTAAATCTCCCCCCTTTTCTTCATTCCCTTGGTTTCCTCCCCCTTCACTGAGGTTGTATTGTAAGATACTAAGATATACATGGGTTCTTGAATCTGTGACAAGACTCCAGGTCTAGATGTCCATTGATGACGCTGATTGTTCATTTGTCTAGAGCAGTAGCTAAGTGCAGATTTGTGGTACTCCACAGCTAGCTAGCCGGTGATTACAGTTACAACCCCTTTCCTTACCTGTGTGCAGAGGATAGGTACAGAAACTCCAAGGAGAACCCCAGAGTGCTAGATGTGGAAGCCCCCAAGCCTGAACCTACCACAGAGATCCTCTTCCTCTGCAGCTACGACAACTGCGGCAAGACCTTTGTTGATGTCAGCGCGCTCGGCAAGCATGCTCATGTGCACAACGAGAAGCAGTATATCTGCACCGGGCCCAACTGTGGGAAGGTATCTCCGCCTGGATCTCAGTCGGAACGAGCATTAGTACCACATACTTATTGTTTGTTATTATGATATGCACTTGAGCCTTGCTGTACTTATCTGCTCTCAAACACAAAACATCTCGAGATGTTCTTGTTTAACTGAATATGTCTACCACTCCCTATTCCTTATACTGAATATTTCTATCACTCAGGATGTACCTGTCCAGTCTTTATCCTGAGTTCCTGAGCAGTCCTGTTATTTATAATTGTATTGTTTTTTCTAAGATTTACTTCTTAATTGCATTACAACTAATGGCAAAGTAAATCATAACTGAATTTGATGGTACCTATCATACTACGAAGCCTTAAACAAAAATTATACATTCAACTTTTCAGCCCTTTTGCTCTGTCTTGTCTTAATTACTTATAAACCACACGTCAGATATTATGTATGCCGAGAACTTTCAAATTGTCATTGTAGACCCTAACTACTCTGTTGTTCTATCTGGCAGAAATTTGTTGATAGCTCCAAGTTGAAGAGACATTATCTTACCCATACAGGACAAAAGGATTTTGTCTGTCCACATCCAGGCTGTGGTAAGGTAATCACCTCATCCCTCTCTAGCAATGCACTTATAAGGTATCATGGATTTCTAGTGCGCTGTGGCTCTTTTGCTTTCAACCATCACCACACCCCTTATCTTTTCGGAGTTGTAGATATCCATGCATAGCAAATGTTGTATCGAATGGTGAACTGTCATATGGTATTTTAATTCTCTGTAATTCAAGATGTTCCTTTGATGTTTTTAGTTCAACCTAATCTCTAATCTGATTTCAGTAGATGCATCCAGCCCCATTGTATGTTTGTATACTCAAGTACTCAGGTGCTGTGTTCCCAAACTTGTGGCTAAATTTTGGGCTTTATACAATGAAAAACTTCCAACGTGCACATCCATGACTCCATGAATGACTTGTTTGAAATAatttttttccttcaaaaaataGGGCCTTTAGCccagcctttttcttttctgggtGTCGGTAGCAGGCCTAGCCCAGCCTTATTCAAAGGCCATTTGGGGGACAATAGGATGGTGGCCTGACCCCAAACATTCTAGCCAACTGGTCCTTGGCAGTTCCTTTCTTTTAATGTGAATGGATATCTTTTCTTAGAGTCGTGTGTCTTTGGCTATAGTGCATTTACATTTTCAAACAAACAAATGTTTTGAATTTCAGGCCTTCTCATTGGATTTTAACTTACGGTCACACCTGAAAACACATGCATTGGAGAATTATCACATATGCCCTTTCCCTGCATGTGGCAAAAGATTTACAAGTGACTTCAAACTAGCAGCACATGTCAAGTCACATGAAAAGGTATGCTGCTATTGTGCTTAAACTTCTGTAATCATCATTCAAGATGCATTTACCCTTGTGGTTGATTGTTCGCTTCAATATTACTGTTCTTTTATACGATAACTAAATTACATCCTGAGTCCTAGATCCGCATGTGAAATATGTAAAAAAATGATAAAAGATTCTCTTAACTAAATATTTTGTAGACCGTAGTGCTGGCATGCCAGATTGCAGTATGGCTCTGTGCAGCTGTTCAGTTTGCCCTTGTATTGTATGTTGTGCTTATCATATAGTTCTTTGCTGTCAGCCTATTGAGCCTCCTTGTTGATACACAATTCGTTCATATACATCTGGTTTTTATATCAGGTGAAGGATATATCATTGCATTGGAAAGTTCCACAATGTTACATTATAAATATATCACACTTGTCAATACAAATTCTGTATACTTTTCCCTTGTGTAATTTATTCTGTCTATTGAGCCATGGTGCAGATTGGAACTCCTATTGCAGTGCAACATGCGCCAGCGCCAGCAGCAGAAAAACCGCGTGTCGCCCAGAAGCCTTCGACTCCAGCAACCACAAGCTATGCTGATCGCCCATATGTCTGCCCCTATGAAGGTTGTGACAAAGCATACATTCACAGTTACAAATTGAACCTTCATCTAAAAACTCAGCACCCTGAACACGGTCAAGAGGAAAATGGTAAGGTCGGTGCTTCTGCTGGTCAGCATCCTGCGAATGAACAGACCTACCAGTATAACTATGCTGAGGTTGGTGAGATTGCACCAAACCCCAAAAGGAGCAAGCATAAGGTCCACTCATCCAAAGCCTACAATGCCAAGATCTCGAGAGCGATGCCTTCTGACATCGGTGGTGTCAGGAACCAGTGTCCAGGTAAAGGTACGTACCAAGATGATAGTGAAGAGACCGAAGAAGACGGAGGCAACAACATTGAAGATGGCTGGAGATATGGCAACAATGATGACGACGAGGAAACACCAGATGAAGATTGACCTTTATATAGGTTTGGACATGTAGATATATGAGGTGGTCTGTTACCCTTTAGTTTCTGCAAACTCTAAACCAATGCAGTCACGGGGGAATTTCAAGCTTTAACCTTAGGTAGTAGTTTGTTGAGATGGTGCATCGGTATATTGTACTCAGTTATCTGCTCCTAAAGGTTCACTCCCCTATGTTCCAGAGTGGCTAATTGTCACATTTATGTGAGATAGTTTGAATATGTTTTCCTTGGAataaattttcatttgaaatgttaCTCACTTCACTATTTTATTAGATGAACTAGGTAGCTGCAACACCCATCCATGCAGACATGCAGTTTAGCCATAAACATGTTTTATTTACTACAATCTACTTATTTTTCTGGCAAATCACTCAGAGTGTCAGAACAGTTTAGCCTTAAACATGCATCGATATATTGTACTCTGTTTTCTGCTGCTGAATATTTGGTTCCCCATGCGACAGAGTGACCAATTGCCACATCTGTGTGATGAGATAAGTTGGAATCTGTTTCCTTGACACAAGTTGTAATTT
This genomic interval carries:
- the LOC136513063 gene encoding zinc finger transcription factor YY1-like; protein product: MGQAMDLASSGGKCSLFKWVREDRYRNSKENPRVLDVEAPKPEPTTEILFLCSYDNCGKTFVDVSALGKHAHVHNEKQYICTGPNCGKKFVDSSKLKRHYLTHTGQKDFVCPHPGCGKAFSLDFNLRSHLKTHALENYHICPFPACGKRFTSDFKLAAHVKSHEKIGTPIAVQHAPAPAAEKPRVAQKPSTPATTSYADRPYVCPYEGCDKAYIHSYKLNLHLKTQHPEHGQEENGKVGASAGQHPANEQTYQYNYAEVGEIAPNPKRSKHKVHSSKAYNAKISRAMPSDIGGVRNQCPGKGTYQDDSEETEEDGGNNIEDGWRYGNNDDDEETPDED